In Flavobacteriales bacterium, a genomic segment contains:
- a CDS encoding T9SS type A sorting domain-containing protein — protein MRNLIFLTFCFLSLNIVLAQTTYTDIAPILFEKCAQCHRDGGGAPFSVLEYDETFMYRNSIYHEVSEGYMPPWAPDTSYMHFIDERVLTQSEKDAILSWVDDYALPGDTTALPPLPEFSSYILNGEPDLIINTPVFASNAFEEDAYNTLVIPSGLESERYIRAIEIVPENPELTHHVLFNADYSGVITQDLSGSSANLVGEIYIGIYTPGGNPIIFPNTSELKMGVKLPANADFVIQIHTPNYVSTGPSYGLDVNLQVRLYLYPENELGIREVVSRTPLQYWEGDFYIEPNEVKTFSAESEPVESNISLYNALPHSHKICTEILNYASNGNDTIPLIKIDQWDFNHQQYYYFENMVKVPSSYKFYSEHKYDNTVANHHNPFNPPELITVGLNSNDEMLFDTFQMLDYQEGDENINIDSILQNDPLLINTTPINDFDNILYFNSYVAPNPVTNHSAIYFPNLESSPQTALMLKVFDCFGRGINLKYQNNRGFFSFNKGKLSSGVYFYSIYDNKKILSNGQFLIAE, from the coding sequence ATGAGAAATTTAATTTTTTTAACATTTTGTTTTTTATCCTTAAACATTGTTCTAGCACAAACTACATACACTGATATTGCCCCAATACTTTTTGAAAAGTGTGCTCAATGTCATAGAGATGGAGGAGGAGCTCCTTTTTCAGTTTTAGAATACGATGAAACTTTCATGTACAGAAATTCAATTTATCATGAAGTTTCGGAAGGATATATGCCACCATGGGCTCCTGACACGAGCTATATGCATTTTATTGATGAACGTGTTTTAACTCAATCCGAGAAGGATGCTATACTTAGTTGGGTTGATGATTATGCTCTGCCTGGTGACACAACTGCATTACCGCCTTTACCAGAGTTTTCTTCATATATTCTTAATGGTGAGCCAGACTTAATAATAAACACTCCTGTGTTTGCTAGTAATGCATTTGAAGAAGATGCTTATAACACCTTGGTTATTCCCAGCGGCTTAGAGTCAGAAAGATATATAAGAGCTATTGAGATTGTCCCTGAAAATCCTGAGTTAACTCACCATGTTTTATTCAATGCCGATTATAGTGGCGTAATTACTCAAGATTTGTCTGGCTCTAGCGCTAATCTTGTTGGAGAAATATATATAGGAATTTATACACCCGGAGGAAATCCTATTATTTTCCCAAACACTTCTGAGTTAAAAATGGGTGTAAAATTACCTGCTAATGCTGATTTTGTCATTCAAATTCATACACCTAATTATGTATCTACTGGACCTAGTTATGGATTAGATGTGAATTTGCAAGTGAGATTATATTTGTATCCCGAAAACGAATTGGGAATACGGGAAGTGGTTTCACGAACCCCATTACAATATTGGGAAGGAGATTTTTATATAGAGCCAAACGAGGTTAAGACTTTTAGCGCCGAATCAGAACCTGTAGAATCTAATATATCATTATATAATGCCCTACCTCATTCTCATAAAATATGTACTGAAATATTAAATTATGCGTCTAATGGAAACGACACTATTCCATTAATTAAAATTGACCAGTGGGATTTTAACCATCAACAATATTATTATTTTGAGAATATGGTGAAGGTTCCATCGTCTTATAAGTTTTATTCAGAACATAAATATGACAATACTGTTGCTAACCATCACAATCCGTTTAATCCTCCAGAGTTAATAACAGTAGGATTAAATTCGAACGATGAAATGTTGTTTGATACTTTTCAAATGCTAGATTATCAGGAAGGAGATGAGAATATCAATATTGATAGTATATTACAGAATGACCCCTTACTCATCAACACCACTCCTATTAATGATTTTGATAACATCTTGTATTTTAATTCCTATGTTGCTCCAAATCCAGTAACAAATCATTCAGCTATTTATTTTCCTAATCTTGAGAGTTCACCACAGACAGCTTTAATGTTGAAAGTTTTTGATTGTTTTGGTCGAGGTATAAATTTAAAATATCAAAATAATAGGGGGTTCTTTAGCTTTAATAAAGGAAAACTTTCCTCTGGTGTATACTTTTACTCAATATATGATAATAAAAAAATATTATCTAATGGGCAGTTTTTAATTGCTGAATAA